One Thioclava electrotropha DNA segment encodes these proteins:
- a CDS encoding FlgB family protein: protein MFEKIEIMKMASAMATHAAARQNAVAENIANADTPGYAARDLPAFEDLYRSEGSGALRTTRSGHIDTSATITTAPEVIASPGVTSPDGNSVSLEEEMVRSVEVKREHDLSLAIYRSSLNILRSSLGRG, encoded by the coding sequence ATGTTCGAGAAGATTGAGATCATGAAAATGGCCAGTGCGATGGCCACCCACGCCGCAGCCCGCCAGAACGCGGTTGCGGAGAATATCGCCAATGCGGACACGCCCGGCTATGCGGCGCGTGACCTGCCGGCTTTCGAAGACCTCTATCGCAGCGAGGGTAGCGGTGCTCTGCGGACGACGCGGTCGGGTCACATCGACACCTCGGCGACGATCACCACCGCGCCCGAGGTGATAGCCTCCCCCGGTGTCACCTCGCCCGATGGCAATTCGGTCTCGCTCGAAGAAGAGATGGTCCGCTCGGTCGAGGTGAAACGCGAGCATGATCTGTCGCTCGCGATCTATCGTTCTTCGCTCAACATCCTGCGCAGTTCGCTCGGGAGGGGCTGA
- the accD gene encoding acetyl-CoA carboxylase, carboxyltransferase subunit beta, whose protein sequence is MNWITNYVRPRINSLFSRREVPENLWTKCPECGTMLFHRELSDNLNVCTNCDHHLAITPRVRFEALFDGGIFSEVKVPEPITDPLHFKDQKRYPDRMKAAQKSTGEKEAMLVAEGEIGRTPIVAAAQDFTFMGGSMGMYVGNAIIAAAERAVKLKRPLVLFSAAGGARMQEGILSLMQMPRTTVAVQMLKEAGLPYIVVLTHPTTGGVTASYAMLGDVHIAEPNALICFAGPRVIEQTIREKLPEGFQRAEYLLDHGMLDRVTHRMKMRDELITILRMLMNLPPAVKGDLPAPEKAPEEAVAEAAPEAEAKPKT, encoded by the coding sequence ATGAACTGGATCACCAATTACGTCCGTCCTCGGATTAACTCGCTGTTTTCGCGCCGCGAAGTGCCCGAGAACCTTTGGACGAAATGTCCCGAATGCGGGACGATGCTGTTCCACCGGGAGCTGTCGGACAATCTGAACGTCTGCACCAATTGCGACCACCACCTCGCGATCACGCCCCGCGTGCGCTTCGAGGCGCTGTTCGACGGCGGCATCTTCTCCGAAGTTAAAGTGCCCGAACCGATCACCGATCCGCTGCATTTCAAGGACCAGAAACGCTATCCGGACCGGATGAAGGCGGCGCAGAAATCGACCGGCGAGAAAGAGGCGATGCTGGTGGCCGAGGGCGAGATCGGGCGCACCCCGATCGTGGCCGCCGCGCAGGACTTCACCTTCATGGGCGGCTCGATGGGCATGTATGTCGGCAACGCGATCATCGCGGCCGCCGAACGTGCGGTGAAGCTCAAGCGTCCGCTGGTGCTGTTCTCGGCGGCTGGCGGCGCGCGGATGCAGGAAGGTATCCTGTCGCTGATGCAGATGCCGCGCACGACCGTAGCGGTGCAGATGCTCAAGGAAGCGGGCCTTCCCTATATTGTCGTACTGACCCATCCGACGACCGGCGGCGTGACCGCCTCCTACGCGATGCTGGGCGACGTGCATATCGCAGAGCCCAACGCGCTGATCTGCTTCGCGGGCCCGCGCGTGATCGAACAGACGATCCGCGAGAAACTGCCCGAAGGTTTCCAGCGCGCCGAATATCTGCTGGATCACGGGATGCTCGACCGCGTGACGCATCGCATGAAGATGCGCGATGAGCTGATCACCATCCTGCGCATGCTGATGAACCTGCCGCCTGCGGTGAAGGGCGATCTGCCCGCGCCGGAGAAGGCGCCCGAGGAAGCGGTCGCCGAGGCGGCTCCCGAGGCCGAGGCGAAGCCCAAGACCTGA
- a CDS encoding CPBP family intramembrane glutamic endopeptidase, which translates to MIARTNRYAPLEAFAAPAKPYAQIWRGMLGLGVIVAFYLLSGWAMILFFSSMLDDFSMLRLFQEIAHGSTPRGLAILLASFAPLLIATFVVSRHLHHRAPATLFGRRSFATFTKVLPVLLLFALFSFGLTQLSESTARSNPLVHVLSWAPIALPLLGVQIATEEVLFRGYLLQQLAARWRSPLIWMVLPSALFGALHYSPGAYGSNAIWPALWAFGFGCLSSDLTARTGNLGAALALHFANNFGSLFLVGFYGQLDGLALYTIVINTRDLWDLLPWLLLDMLHLLIAWLLIRLTLRV; encoded by the coding sequence GTGATCGCGCGCACGAACCGATATGCGCCGCTCGAGGCGTTCGCGGCCCCCGCGAAACCCTATGCGCAGATCTGGCGCGGGATGCTGGGTCTGGGCGTGATCGTCGCCTTCTACCTGCTCAGCGGCTGGGCGATGATCCTGTTCTTCTCTTCGATGCTCGACGATTTCTCGATGCTTCGGCTGTTTCAGGAAATCGCCCATGGCTCGACCCCGCGCGGCCTCGCCATTCTGCTGGCAAGTTTCGCGCCGCTTCTGATCGCGACTTTCGTCGTTAGCCGCCACCTGCATCACCGCGCGCCCGCAACGCTGTTCGGCAGGCGGAGCTTCGCCACCTTCACGAAGGTGCTGCCGGTTCTGCTGCTCTTCGCTCTTTTTTCCTTCGGGCTGACCCAGCTCAGCGAGTCCACGGCGCGCTCCAACCCGCTGGTGCATGTGCTGAGCTGGGCGCCGATCGCGCTGCCGCTTCTGGGTGTGCAGATCGCAACCGAAGAAGTGCTGTTTCGCGGCTACCTCCTGCAGCAGCTCGCGGCGCGCTGGCGCAGCCCCCTGATCTGGATGGTTCTGCCCTCGGCACTGTTCGGGGCGCTGCATTATTCGCCCGGCGCCTATGGCAGCAACGCGATTTGGCCCGCGCTCTGGGCTTTCGGCTTCGGCTGCCTCTCAAGCGACCTGACCGCACGGACCGGCAATCTCGGCGCAGCCCTTGCGCTGCATTTCGCCAATAATTTCGGCTCGCTTTTCCTCGTCGGCTTCTACGGCCAGCTCGACGGGCTGGCGCTCTACACGATCGTGATCAACACACGCGACCTGTGGGACCTCTTGCCGTGGCTTCTGCTGGACATGCTGCACCTGCTGATCGCGTGGTTGTTGATCCGCCTCACCCTGCGCGTCTGA
- the flgC gene encoding flagellar basal body rod protein FlgC: MSDFTQSMALSASGMKAQAMRLRHSSENIANADTPGYHRKIAGFEKVVSDGAPTGEVTLGPVRLDRSELTQIYEPGHPMADENGYHDGSNVDLVVEIADAREAQRSYEANLRMFDQARQMSASLLELLRR; this comes from the coding sequence ATGAGCGATTTCACCCAATCCATGGCGCTGTCCGCCTCGGGCATGAAGGCGCAGGCTATGCGGCTTCGGCACAGTTCCGAGAACATCGCGAATGCCGATACGCCCGGCTATCACCGCAAGATCGCGGGCTTCGAGAAGGTCGTCTCAGATGGCGCCCCGACCGGAGAGGTCACCCTTGGCCCGGTGCGGCTCGACCGATCCGAACTCACTCAAATCTACGAACCTGGCCATCCGATGGCCGACGAGAACGGCTATCACGACGGCTCGAATGTCGATCTGGTGGTCGAAATCGCTGACGCGCGCGAAGCGCAGCGCAGCTACGAGGCGAATTTGCGCATGTTCGATCAGGCCCGGCAAATGTCGGCCTCCCTGCTCGAACTGCTTCGCCGCTAA
- a CDS encoding FliI/YscN family ATPase translates to MAFAGFDLLRAEMRSIASTHAVGRVREVRRGMIEVSGLARSAALGDRATIRCQSGREIGAEVLSLTRGAVTVLPDGAADGVAIDDEVELLGQGGIAPHDSWVGRIIDPFGRPLDGQPLIHGACERDLRASPPPAAQRKRLGSRLETSLAAFDTMLPLVQGQRIGLFAGSGVGKSSLLASFARGVSADIVVIALIGERGRELREFVENTLGPEGMARAVIVAATSDQSPLVRRRCAWAAMAVAEHFRDSGQHVLFLADSITRFAEAHREVALAGGEPASLRGYPPSTSYQIMALGERAGPGAEGRGDITGVFSVLVAGSDMDEPIADILRGVLDGHVVLEREIAERGRFPAINMLRSVSRSLPDAADPEENRLIGKARSLLGAYDRAEMMIQAGLYAEGSDQRIDAAIKVWPELDAFVAEPAPDGIAGSFAQLRTILSQVPG, encoded by the coding sequence ATGGCATTTGCGGGATTCGACCTGTTGCGCGCCGAAATGCGCAGTATCGCCAGTACCCATGCAGTCGGGCGCGTGCGCGAGGTGCGGCGCGGGATGATCGAGGTCAGCGGTCTGGCCCGTTCGGCGGCCCTTGGCGACCGCGCGACGATTCGCTGTCAAAGCGGGCGCGAAATCGGCGCGGAAGTTCTGTCGCTGACGCGCGGGGCGGTCACGGTGCTGCCCGACGGAGCCGCCGATGGCGTGGCGATCGACGACGAGGTGGAGCTGCTCGGTCAGGGCGGGATCGCCCCGCATGACAGCTGGGTCGGACGGATCATCGACCCGTTCGGAAGACCGCTCGACGGGCAACCGCTGATCCACGGCGCGTGCGAGCGCGACTTGCGCGCAAGCCCGCCGCCTGCCGCCCAGCGCAAGCGGTTGGGGTCTCGATTGGAGACGTCACTTGCCGCCTTCGACACGATGCTGCCGCTGGTCCAAGGCCAAAGGATCGGCCTCTTCGCGGGATCGGGCGTCGGGAAATCCTCGCTATTGGCGAGTTTCGCGCGCGGGGTGTCGGCCGATATCGTCGTCATCGCGCTGATCGGCGAACGCGGCCGGGAATTGCGGGAATTCGTCGAAAATACCCTTGGTCCGGAGGGGATGGCCCGCGCGGTGATCGTCGCCGCCACCTCGGATCAGTCGCCGCTGGTGCGCCGTCGCTGCGCCTGGGCCGCGATGGCCGTGGCCGAGCATTTCCGCGATTCGGGCCAGCATGTGCTGTTCCTCGCCGACTCGATCACGCGCTTTGCCGAAGCCCATCGCGAAGTCGCTTTGGCCGGGGGCGAGCCCGCCTCGCTGCGCGGCTATCCGCCCTCGACCTCCTATCAGATCATGGCCTTGGGAGAGCGCGCGGGTCCCGGCGCGGAGGGTCGGGGCGACATCACCGGTGTCTTCTCGGTCCTCGTGGCCGGTTCCGATATGGACGAGCCGATCGCCGATATCCTGCGCGGCGTGCTCGACGGCCATGTCGTGCTGGAGCGCGAGATCGCGGAGCGGGGGCGCTTCCCGGCGATCAACATGCTGCGCTCGGTCTCGCGCTCGCTGCCCGACGCGGCGGATCCCGAGGAAAACCGGCTGATCGGCAAGGCGCGCAGCCTGCTTGGCGCCTATGACCGGGCCGAGATGATGATTCAGGCGGGGCTCTATGCGGAAGGCTCGGACCAGCGCATCGACGCGGCGATCAAGGTTTGGCCCGAACTGGATGCCTTCGTTGCCGAACCCGCCCCCGACGGCATCGCGGGCAGTTTCGCGCAGCTGCGCACGATCCTGTCACAGGTGCCGGGATAG
- the fliE gene encoding flagellar hook-basal body complex protein FliE has product MDFNTSLATQSYAQARAAVPPEAGGSGPGSLFEQAANSFVDVVKAGEDTAKAAMAGQADPHALVQALAQTELAIEAAVTVRNKVVEAYQEILRMSV; this is encoded by the coding sequence ATGGATTTTAACACCTCCCTTGCAACGCAAAGCTACGCCCAGGCCCGGGCTGCTGTCCCGCCGGAAGCGGGCGGTTCCGGGCCGGGCTCCCTTTTCGAACAGGCGGCGAACTCATTCGTCGATGTGGTCAAGGCGGGCGAAGACACTGCCAAAGCCGCGATGGCGGGGCAGGCCGATCCGCATGCGCTGGTGCAGGCGCTCGCCCAGACGGAACTCGCGATCGAGGCGGCGGTGACGGTCCGCAACAAGGTCGTCGAGGCCTATCAGGAAATTCTCAGGATGTCGGTCTGA
- a CDS encoding TSUP family transporter has translation MFELPLDLVVMLIGAAFAAGVVDSIAGGGGLITVPALLLAGVPPVQSLATNKIQGTFGAATAAISYAASGHVVLRKQLLAAVIGFLGGLAGALLVSRIPTDKIEIALPFILVAIAAFFALRPGLDDTDRVQRIRPGLFTAAFVPVIGFYDGLIGPGTGSFFMIGFVTLAGYGVLKATAHTKLLNFSSNIGGLTGFLLVGSPLWVLGIAMGLAQIAGARLGSRLAMRVGARLIKPLLVTTSTLLAAKLLWDLM, from the coding sequence ATGTTTGAACTTCCTCTCGATCTGGTGGTGATGCTGATCGGCGCGGCCTTCGCGGCGGGGGTAGTCGATTCCATCGCGGGCGGCGGAGGGCTGATCACGGTGCCGGCGCTTTTGCTGGCGGGCGTGCCGCCGGTTCAGTCGCTCGCGACGAACAAGATTCAGGGCACGTTCGGCGCGGCGACGGCGGCGATTTCCTATGCGGCCTCGGGCCATGTCGTGCTGCGAAAACAGCTGCTGGCCGCGGTGATCGGTTTCCTCGGCGGGCTGGCGGGGGCGCTTCTCGTGTCGCGCATCCCGACCGACAAGATCGAGATCGCCCTGCCGTTCATCCTCGTCGCGATCGCCGCGTTTTTCGCGTTGCGGCCCGGTCTGGATGACACGGATCGGGTGCAGCGCATTCGGCCCGGCCTGTTCACCGCCGCCTTCGTGCCGGTGATCGGTTTTTACGACGGGCTGATCGGGCCGGGGACGGGGTCGTTCTTCATGATCGGTTTCGTGACGCTGGCGGGCTACGGCGTGCTGAAGGCGACGGCGCATACGAAGCTGCTGAACTTCTCGTCGAATATCGGGGGGCTGACGGGGTTTCTGCTGGTCGGCTCGCCGCTCTGGGTGCTCGGCATCGCGATGGGGCTGGCGCAGATCGCCGGAGCGCGGCTGGGCTCGCGGCTTGCGATGCGGGTGGGCGCGCGACTGATCAAGCCGCTGCTGGTGACGACCTCGACGCTGCTGGCTGCGAAGCTGCTTTGGGACCTGATGTAA